TAGTTGATATATAAAAGCAGAAAATGTACTAAAACATCCTAAAAAACTGGTATAAAATAAAAATAAAATTTTATTATTGATAAAATTTAATGCTACTAGAATTCCCAATAAAAAGGATGAAATGAAATTAACTATTGAAGTATTTTGAATATTAAATCCTGTATTAATTTTTAAATTATTTTGTATCAACATCCTTAGTATTAATCCAAAAGCACTCCCAAATAAAACAATAATTGTTGAGGAAATATCCAAAATTTACATTTTTATCCAGCCTTTTGTAATCTTATTAGGATCATCTAATAATTTATTAGAAGCCAACTC
The genomic region above belongs to Prochlorococcus marinus XMU1405 and contains:
- a CDS encoding fluoride efflux transporter FluC is translated as MDISSTIIVLFGSAFGLILRMLIQNNLKINTGFNIQNTSIVNFISSFLLGILVALNFINNKILFLFYTSFLGCFSTFSAFIYQLFLLLQKRKFIRLFFHYLEVLLISFVCFYLGYYLMHIIK